A genomic stretch from candidate division KSB1 bacterium includes:
- a CDS encoding 3-oxoacyl-ACP reductase, protein IDTPANRAAMPDADYSQWVSPQSIAEVILFLTSDAARDIHGAIVPVFG, encoded by the coding sequence CCATCGACACGCCGGCCAACCGCGCCGCCATGCCCGATGCGGACTATTCGCAGTGGGTGAGCCCCCAGTCGATAGCCGAAGTGATCCTCTTCCTGACTTCAGATGCCGCCCGCGATATCCATGGCGCTATCGTACCGGTGTTCGGATAG